In Epinephelus fuscoguttatus linkage group LG15, E.fuscoguttatus.final_Chr_v1, a genomic segment contains:
- the LOC125901980 gene encoding protein THEM6-like isoform X2, whose product MLLLVLGALLLLFCTLDVWYFLRGAQVFFEAWFLPRIWDLLAEQSIDGMVLPHDLDYMGHMNNSRYLRECDFARFHHYMRNGLFMASRKLGARLVVGASTIRYRRSLAFREAFEIRTKILGWDEKAFYLEQRFVSKRDGFVSAIMLCRQNVVHCSPETIIEFVCKRKIECPEFPEDLKHWISFISASSQALRAESGLEGKNK is encoded by the exons ATGTTGCTGCTGGTGCTGGGtgccctcctcctgctcttctgCACACTGGATGTATGGTACTTCCTGCGGGGGGCCCAGGTGTTCTTTGAGGCGTGGTTCCTACCCAGAATATGGGACTTGTTGGCCGAGCAAAGCATTGACGGCATGGTCCTCCCCCATGATTTGGACTACATGGGCCACATGAACAACTCTCGATATCTAAGAGAGTGTGACTTTGCCCGCTTCCACCATTACATGCGAAACGGGCTCTTCATGGCCTCGCGCAAACTGGGGGCCAGATTGGTGGTAGGGGCCTCCACCATCCGGTACCGGCGCTCGCTGGCCTTCCGTGAGGCTTTTGAGATTCGGACCAAAATATTGGGATGGGATGAGAAGGCGTTTTACTTGGAGCAGCGCTTTGTGTCCAAGAGAGATGGTTTTGTCTCTGCGATCATGCTCTGCAGGCAGAATGTGGTGCACTGCAGCCCGGAGACTATTATCGAGTTTGTCTGCAAAAGGAAG ATCGAGTGCCCCGAATTTCCCGAGGACCTCAAACACTGGATCAGCTTCATCTCAGCCAGCAGCCAGGCTCTGAGAGCAGAGAGCGGCCTGGAAGGGAAGAACAAGTGA
- the LOC125901980 gene encoding protein THEM6-like isoform X1, which yields MCSREMLLLVLGALLLLFCTLDVWYFLRGAQVFFEAWFLPRIWDLLAEQSIDGMVLPHDLDYMGHMNNSRYLRECDFARFHHYMRNGLFMASRKLGARLVVGASTIRYRRSLAFREAFEIRTKILGWDEKAFYLEQRFVSKRDGFVSAIMLCRQNVVHCSPETIIEFVCKRKIECPEFPEDLKHWISFISASSQALRAESGLEGKNK from the exons ATGTGTTCCAGAGAGATGTTGCTGCTGGTGCTGGGtgccctcctcctgctcttctgCACACTGGATGTATGGTACTTCCTGCGGGGGGCCCAGGTGTTCTTTGAGGCGTGGTTCCTACCCAGAATATGGGACTTGTTGGCCGAGCAAAGCATTGACGGCATGGTCCTCCCCCATGATTTGGACTACATGGGCCACATGAACAACTCTCGATATCTAAGAGAGTGTGACTTTGCCCGCTTCCACCATTACATGCGAAACGGGCTCTTCATGGCCTCGCGCAAACTGGGGGCCAGATTGGTGGTAGGGGCCTCCACCATCCGGTACCGGCGCTCGCTGGCCTTCCGTGAGGCTTTTGAGATTCGGACCAAAATATTGGGATGGGATGAGAAGGCGTTTTACTTGGAGCAGCGCTTTGTGTCCAAGAGAGATGGTTTTGTCTCTGCGATCATGCTCTGCAGGCAGAATGTGGTGCACTGCAGCCCGGAGACTATTATCGAGTTTGTCTGCAAAAGGAAG ATCGAGTGCCCCGAATTTCCCGAGGACCTCAAACACTGGATCAGCTTCATCTCAGCCAGCAGCCAGGCTCTGAGAGCAGAGAGCGGCCTGGAAGGGAAGAACAAGTGA
- the LOC125901921 gene encoding protein THEM6-like, whose translation MWWVLWVLAILLAIFCTFDVWYFLRAAAVIIRAWFQPPVWDVTAEQTRTGRVTTNDIDMCHMNNARYLRECDFARFSLYMRNGVFKALRALKASMVVGATTIRYRRALCIGEGYELRSRIVTWDDKAFFLEQRFVSTKDGLVCAVMYCKQSVIRSSPDKIMQHLCKRKVECPEFPEDLQHWVNFISASSQALRAENGLDEKNK comes from the exons ATGTGGTGGGTGCTGTGGGTGCTCGCCATCTTGCTGGCTATCTTCTGCACTTTCGATGTGTGGTACTTCCTCAGGGCAGCTGCTGTGATCATCAGGGCCTGGTTCCAGCCCCCAGTCTGGGATGTCACCGCAGAGCAGACTCGTACCGGCCGGGTCACTACCAATGACATCGACATGTGCCACATGAACAATGCTCGTTACCTCCGAGAGTGTGACTTTGCCCGCTTCTCTCTGTACATGCGTAACGGCGTGTTCAAGGCGCTGCGAGCACTCAAAGCTTCGATGGTAGTGGGGGCCACCACCATCCGTTACCGCAGGGCCCTGTGTATAGGTGAGGGGTACGAGCTGCGGAGTCGCATCGTCACTTGGGATGACAAAGCCTTTTTCCTGGAGCAGAGATTTGTGTCAACAAAAGATGGGCTGGTGTGTGCCGTCATGTATTGCAAGCAGAGCGTCATACGCAGCAGCCCGGACAAGATCATGCAGCACCTGTGTAAGCGAAAG GTGGAGTGCCCTGAGTTTCCAGAGGACCTTCAGCACTGGGTCAACTTCATCTCTGCCAGCAGCCAGGCCCTCAGAGCCGAGAACGGACTAGATGAGAAGAACAAATGA